Sequence from the Equus asinus isolate D_3611 breed Donkey chromosome 5, EquAss-T2T_v2, whole genome shotgun sequence genome:
ATAAAAGGGAAGGCTGGAAAGAAGGTAAGGACAAATTATAGTCTTAACTGCCAGACTAAGAGGTTTGAATTGGCTTAGGAGCCTATTCTAGAGATAGTACAACTTTTAAAGGTTTTTGAATCATGCAGTAATAAGAAAGAGGAGTTTCAGAAAGATTTATTCAGCAACAAGATATAAAATGTACTGGAGAGGTGACAAACTGGAGCAGCAATATTAAAACCGTTTAAGGGTAAGGTATTCAGAAATTACCCTACCTAAGATATTgatgatgggaaaaaaaagaaatttgaggcACGTTGTGAATAAAGAAATGTTAGACTTTggcaattaaatgaaataaaatcatagCCTTATGGAACAGAAGAACATTACTATGAATTAGAcaaacatggaaataaaaaaatgctgGCTTGACTTGTAAATATCCAGCAAACAAAAATGTGAAATCGGGGTTGAGATATACAAAGTTTAGTCCCTAGTGTTTACAATAGATAAGAATAGTAAAGCAATTCACTGAAAGAAACATAGTTAATTCAGAATCTATCCTAACAGCTTCCATGAAAAAGATCTTCACTTAGAAGATAACCAACACCTGGGTGCTATAAATTACTGTTTTGAGGTATATACTATCCTGATGAAAACTTTACATTTGCATTCTGAAAGCAATGACAAAAGGTAGGTTCCTAGGACAAAGTCAGATGAActcaaactatttaaaaaatataacacaaatatGCATAAATTCTATTGACATCAAAACCACAGCTGAAAAGGGGGCTTTGTTAGATTAAAAGAGGGAAAAGATCTGTGTATAAATATTGGATATTAAGAGTAACACGAAAGAACACATCacctacaaagaaaaagaaaaatttgcacAAAGACTTTATAGCTAGGGGAAATGATCTTTTTACTAGGGCTAATCTTAAAAACTAGAATTTTCATATTCTGGGCACAGGgtctcttttaaaaatggaaaatccagCCTTTTAAAGCTCAGTTTATTTCCTATTTGGCCTAAGTACGTGGCCTTGACAGAGTTAAGAGACTGTCATGAAAGTGAAGATAGGAATGTCACAAAGTAGAATCCCCTGACAACCAGGCTGGGCTCATAGAGTTCCAGTTTTTGCCTCTAAATCTTGATGACCTGAAAGTTTTCAGAACAAAAGACCTAGATTAAACTACTGGACCTTACGAAAAGCAGCAAAAATTTAGCATTAGAGATTCCTCCTTATCTTTCTCTCAGATTGAAAAAAAAGTTGAGTAGGAAGCGAGTAAATGATTCAGTCTGCAAATAAAACTTTACTAAATAGTCATTTAGACTTACTTAAATTAGCCCCTTttgcatttaacttttttttgacAAATCAGGGTTGAATTATACATAAGTATGAGACAAGCTGAGTCCTCCCTACCCTTAATTCTACCAGATGATCTGTTGTTGAACTGTCACTTTAAAAAGGCACTGAGTGATCCCTATATCTTTGTTCAATTAAACTATGACAAATTCTGGAAACatttacgtgtgtgtgtataaaatatataaaacagctCTCCATCTCTTGGTCCTTTTATAACCAATGGAGAGTTTTGTGCAAAGGAAatttgtagttttttaaaaaatggtaatgacagatttaaagaaatttaagtaaTGTTTCTGTGTTTCTCTAAGACCAAACAGAACCTGTGGGATGAATAATATGGTCCTGGAGTGCGCAGATAAGACATATAagaatttgtttatccttttctattttccatagaaatgaaaatcaattttaaaaaaggttcAAAAACTCTCACATGaagatcagaaagagaaaatgagacacTCACTAGTCGGTCTCTGTCATTTTGGAGTGACGACATGgctttttttaaactctgtactTCAGCTGGGCTGGTTGCAGGCTGGGCTGCAGAcctctgcttcccttcctctGACTTGCGGAATTTCTCCAGTTCATTCAACAGGTGATCTCTCTCGTTCTGTAGACTGGCCATAGCCTTGGAAAAGGACTGCACTTGGTTGTAAGAATCTTCTAGTTGTGAGGACAAGTGAAGCAGTTGCTCATCTTTGGATAGAAGCTGTTGGTTAAGTTTCTCAAGGTGAGGCAGGCTATTATCCTCAGTGGAGTTCACTGGAAATGCAGCAGTAGAAACAAGagcatctctctctctgcttAAGAGGCTTTGTTCTCTCAGCTGTGCCAGCTCCCTCAGACTGGCATCATATTTCCTCTTCAGTTCATCAAGCTCCTCGTTAGCATGGTCTCTACTATTTTGTAGGGAACTCATAGACCTTCCAAAAGATTGGATTTGTGCCGtgagatctttattttctttggtgacCATGAGTAACTTCTGCTCCATCTCCACCAGATCTCTTGCTAGCTCCGCCACCCTCTCTTCTGCTGTTTCGGTTTCATTTCGCATTATCCCTGCATCATGATGAAGATGCtttaattctttcttcagtttatcTTCAATTTCACCCACCTTCTTGGAAGCTTCCTTCTGAACACGAACCAATTCCTCTTCCAGTTCTGTAATCCTCTTCTGAGAGGAGGAAAGGGTAGTATTTAACCTCTGTAcctcttcttcttttgcttttaattggGCTTGAAATACTCCTAAGGTACCTTCTTCTTGCAAGGCTGTCAACTGTTTCTTTAGTTGGGATATAGATACTTTCAAGCTCTCAATCTCTTTAGATAAACCTTGTTTCTCCTCCTGTAGGGCAACAGAGGACCTCTGCAGATCCTCCTTCGCTTCCTCAGactccttcagcttttcttctAATTTAGCACATTCACTTTTCAGCTCCTTATTCTGCTGAAGTTGAGCTTCAAGAAGTTGCTTTTGCTGATAGTCCTTTCTTGCTATCACTTGGTTCAGGTCTTCTCTATACTGGATCAGTTCTGCATCTAGCTTGGCATTCTCAGAATTGAGATCATCCATATGACTTCTCAAGCATCGAATTTCTTCCTTAAGCTTATTATTCTCAGTAGCAGCATCTTGGATGAGTTGGTCTTTTTCCAAGATTACAGAGAGATGTCGCTCTTCCAGCTGTTGGTAGTCACCTACTATGCGGTCTCGGTCATCCTGGAGAGAAGACATGGATTTAACAAAGGAGTTCAACTGAGCCTTCTGCTGCATGTTTTCCCTTTTGATGGTTTTCAGTGTTTCCATAAGCTGATTAGTTTTGTCAACGGCTTTTTTGTTCTCCTCTTCCAAGACAatattctcctcttcctcctgggacAGCAGATTTTCCAATTCTTTAATTTGTTTATCATGTTGCTGATGCAGTTCAGCAACAGCTACTTGGATTGCCTGTTCTTTGGCAGAAAGCAGGCTTATAATCTTCTGCTCTTTCaagtttatttcttcatgtagCCTACCGGTCAGTTGTCTGGAGGCCTGAAGATCAGTCTCTAGCTGTTCATAACTGAACTTATGATTTTGGATATCAGCCTCTTGCTGCTTTATGATCccttccaaattttctttattttccttacatTTTTCTAAAGAGTTATTTAAATCAATCGACTGGTCTCTGAGAATCTTCAGTTCTGATTCCAACTTAGCCAATTCATTTTGAGAATTGTGGTACAGAAGTCGAGTCTCTTCTAGCTGGGACAAaagttctttgttttctccctttaGAGTATCACACACCTTCTGTTGAAGCTGGACCTCTGTCTGGGCCTTGGACTCCCAAACCTGCTTGTCATGTTCAAGcctagaagaaaaggagagaaggtcATTAATTACagatttcaaggaaaaaatactTGATGCTTAAGGAACACATAATACAACATGTACTCAGATCTACAAAATAATCAATATTCATAATTgaaaatattcatctttttaatgaagagatattaagggggccagcccggtggcgtagcagttatgTCCAcctgctccgcttcggcggcccggggttcactggtttggatcccgggtgcggacctgcacatcgcttatcaagccacgctctggcaggtgtcccacatatgaagtggaggaagatgggcacagatgttagctcagggccaattttcccctcagcaaaaaggaggattggcggcagatgtcagttcagggttaatctttctcaaaaaaaaaaaaagctattaatTCTATGGAATGCTCTGTATTAAAGATACAGAGCCTAAGGATTCATATATTTAAATCAAAAACTCCAAAGTATGTTGCTTATCTTAGTGACATGGCTTTGGACACTCTAAAAAGTAATACTTTCCCCTATTTTGGTTTACTTTGCTCCAGACAAGCTAATGCCTGGCCCCTTAAAGGAATAATCTTGGTATAAGAGACAATGAGGAAGCCTGTCTCAGAACACAAGGATTCTATTAAAAGTGGAGGAGTAAAAACTGTGGGGGATATTGTAAGTTCTTGAGCTTGAAAAGTGGCATAAAATTGGAGTTTGGAACTCTAACAGGCATATGCAGTATGAAATGATGGGGAATAGAAAAGAGGAGATCATTTAGGAGGCAAAGGCAATAATTTGGGAGTCCCGTGGTAAAAATCCAGACAAgggtaatgaaaatgaaaatgaaaagggagaaatcTAAGCGATCTGTCAAAAGAAAGATGGGAGGAGAAGCAGACATGAAATTTCCATGTTAATACAAGTTTTAGCAGAAAgtaatttgcaaaaaaaaaaaaaaagagagagagagagagtcagaagtgagagaaaataaatcttcTAGGGGAATTTAAGCCAAAATTAGTCCCACAATATTAAAGGGAATAGAAATAGTTTAAATAGAGACTTTCTTTGCCTTCAATTACCTTCAGAAGAGCAAAAAAAAGTTATTATTCATTTACCTGGAAATGTTGATCTTCAGTTCCTCCATATGGATGGACGTCTGCCTAAGCTGATCCTTGAGAACACTGCAATTCTCGTCTTTGAgtctaatttcttcttctttggttTGAATAGCATCACTGAacttcttctcccatttcttggCTTCATCTATCACCCTGTCCCGATCATCTTGGAGGGAAGACATGCTCTTAGTGAAAGCTGCAAGCTGGGCCACAGTACTATCCAAATTCTCCTGAAGTTGTTTAACTTCCTTGTCTTTCTTGTTCAAAGTAATCTGAACCTCTCCAAACGTCTCTTCTAAGTGGACTTTTTCTCTACGCAAAGCATCCAGTTTCTCTTGCatattcttcttctctttcaggTGTTTCTCTTCTACCTGCTCCAGTCTTCGCTCAAGATCTTCATCCTTTTGTTTCATCTGGCTTTTAACCGATTCTTTATTTGACTGAAGTTCCTTCTTCAACTTGAGATTGTCTGCCAGGACCCTTGCTGCTTCACTTTGAGTGTCATCTAGCACTACTTTGAAGCTAGCTAATTCGGTTTCGGCCCTCTTGCGGTTTTCATTGGCTTGAGCCAGACTTTCTTTGGTTATTTCCAAATCTTTTTGGGACTCAGTCTGGACAAATTCGAGGGCCTTAACAGTTCTCTCCAGGGCACTGATTTTCTCTTGGTACCTGATGCAGTCCTTCTGCAGCTGCTTGActtcctgctgcttctcttttAACAGCTCCTGAAGTTCCTTTGCATGGCTCTTATTGCCAGGTCCTTTCTGAGCACCTTGTATTTTCTCCAAATATTCCTTTCGTATTTCTGACTCCACCTTAGTTTTCTCCTTGACTAACTGCTGCTTTTCTTCTTCCAACTCACTCACACACTTTTTAAGGTTCTGCATTTCAGATTCTAGCAGCTCATTTTTCATTTGGGCATCTGTAACATCCTGATAATAATTCCCAATGCTTCCATTAAGTTCTGCTAATTGATTCATAAGCCTCTCTTCCaaatcatctttctcttcttctgctgtCTCCTTTAGTTTGGTAACTCTGGCAAGTTCTTCTTGGATTTGCTGATTTAACAGGTTTATTTTGGTTACTTCTTCCTGAAGCATTTTTAGTTCGCCATCCTTTGCTGATATTTGACTCAGTAAAGTGTTTCTCTCATTTTCTAAAGTCTGGccaaattccttttctttctgcttctcctcctctaaTTCAGCAATTCTTTCTTTGAGCTGATCAATCTGCAGCAGGTAGTTATTAATTTCATCATGTGAGCTGACATTCGCACTTATGTCAGGCTTGGCACTGTTCTCTGATTGAATAGATTCTGAATATTCAGGCCTTATGCTCATACTTGGAAAGTCTTGCTCATTAGCCTCACCTGGGACAGTTTGTGTCGCCTCTTCAATGACATCCATTTGGTTATTATGTTTCTCAGAGGCCTCTAGTCTAGCTTGTTTAGATATGTTACCTTCTATCTGATGCTTTAAACCTTGAACCTCTTCACTTAGAGAGTCCTTCTCAATCATTAAAGCCTCAAAATCCTTAGAAAGGGTTTTATACTCTGTTTTGACCCTTTCCAGTTCCTCCTTCATGCTGGAATTGGAAGAAAGAAGCTCTTCCATACAGTCTTTAGATGCACCTCCTGCAGGATGTACTTCTGCTCTAAGCCGGTCATTCTCTTCTTCCAACTCTAGGATTTTCTGCTGTTTAGATTTAGCAaactttctcatcttttctttcatttcctccattTCCTGTTCAGCTTCCTGCAactgcttttctgtctcttttttgtttgcttctacGCTTCTTAACTTGCCATATAGTTCTTGCTTCTCTTGCCTCACAGTTTCCACTACATGCTGAATCCTCTCTGCCTCATTACTGACATTCTCATAGGACTGCAGGAGAATTTCATATTCTTTCTGCAACTCTTTGTGTTTCTCTTGCCACTCAGTGCTTTCTGCAATCTTAGAACATTTCAAAGATTCAATTTCCTTCACTAAGTTGTCCTTGTCTTTAGTAAGACCCTCCAGAGCTAACTTCAGACTTTCACAAGAGCCGCTGAGACTCTGATTCTCCATTAaagatctgtccatttctgcaatgagtttgtctctttcttcctgaagAAGAGCTAACTTTCCTAAGagtatatctttttctttattttgagcaGAAACTTGGCTTTCCACATCTGCCAGGGACTTGGTGAGATGTTCAATGGTATCTCTAGCCAAAGACAACTCCTCTTGGagacctttgttttcttttagtgcCTCTTTTCGGGAAATAAGGGCAGCTTGCAGTTTCCTCTGTATTTGCTGCTTTGCTTTACTTTCTTCGCCAGTCTCTTCTGGTTTTTGCTTCATTTCACAAAGTTCCACCTGCATCTGCTTTATCTTCTCATCATGTTCTTTGGCTTGCATTTCCAGCTGTGTATGCAGAGCCTTAATTAAATCCTCTTGTTCTATTATCTCTGTCTGCACTTTAGTAAGGGCTTTTTCCTTCTCGCTAAGCTGTCCAGAAATGTAtccaatttcttcttcctttttgcctATGAGTTTTTGCAATTCATCTAGTTCAGGCtgtaattttcttaaatgttctAATCCAGCAATTTCTAGTTGACAGCTTTCCAGTTTCTGCCTGAGGCTCTCTGCGTGGGCTTCAGCTTCATGGGATGCTGCCCTCAGACTTTGGATTTCTAAATCCTGTTTACTTCTCTGCTCTTGTAACTGAAACACCTCTTCTGATTTTTTAGTAAGCTCACTTGTTGCAGAACTAAGCTTCAATTCTAACTCCTCTTTCTCAGCCTCTGTTTCTTGCAGCTGGGTCTTAATCTGGGCAATAGAAGTCTTGCCCTGCAGAGCACTTGCATCTTCAGGTTGAGAAGACCAGTCTGGGCACAAGTCAGATTTTGAAACAGGTTGAGCAAGTTGCTGCTCTGTGGCCTTGAATAAAGGTTCTTCTAAACCTTGAGTGGGAGAGACTGGTTCCTGCTGGTCAGTGCCCGGGAGTTTTCTGTCTACAGACTCCCTTATTTGAATCTGGAGTTGCCTTAGCTGGTCTCCAATGTTCTCGTTTTCCTTGCTTTGCTCATCAAACTGTTCTTGCAAGCGATTATAGTCATCTTTCTGTTGCTTTAGCTCCTCCCTAagatgtctttctttctcttgtgcCTTTTTTAGAACCACCTTGCGAGAGGTTAACACTTCCTGTAGCTTCTTCTGAAgttgctccttttctttttcaaggtcCAATATCTTTTCTTCCAGTTGTGGTTTCCAGTGTTCTCCACCGCCTGCAGTAGGTGGACTGATTGCCACTGTTTCTTTTACAGGTGCTGCTGATTCTCCATCACCTGCATCCTTGTTATTTGTGGTTAACTTTTGGATAATTGCTTGGTTTTCAATGATTTCTGCTTGGAGCAAATCTATTTGGTTTGTCTTCTCTTGCAGGTTCTGATTCATCTGCTTGACCACAGCCTGTAACTGTTCTTCAGCTGCTGCCTTTTCTTCCAAATCCTTCCTCACGTGTTCCAGTTCCACTTCTTTCTCAGATATTGTCTGTTTTAAAGACATTTCTATTTCTTGGCACCTAGAAGTCACACATTTCTCTGAGTCTTCTTTGCTTTCcttatcttcctccacttccccCCCCTCACTCTCATTGAGCGAGATCTCTTTCCTAGATTCATCTTTTACTTTGGCCAACTCCTCTTCTAATCTACTAACTCGCTGTAGAAGTTCCTTTCTGTTAATAAGAGCTGCCTggagctttctctttctctgttcactttctttctttacaaCATCCAATTCATGCTGAAGTTCTTCTTTACTTATTAGCCCTGCTGAGCTCAACTCATCATAATTCTCTTTAAGGTCAGAAACaacttctttgtcttcttccacttgctctttttttgcttcttcaGCTCTGGATAATAAATTCAGCTGTTCTTTAAGAGTCTTAATTTCAACTCCAAGAGAAAACTTCTCTTCATTAAGCTGAACCATTTTCTCAGTCATACTAAAGCTGATTTCTGTCACTTGCTGATCCTTCTCCTCAATGGTTTGTTGAAGAGTTTCcatatctctctttttctctagtAAGAGTTGATCCATTTTTGCTATTTCAAGTTCCTTCTGTGAAAGAGCCTGTGAA
This genomic interval carries:
- the GOLGB1 gene encoding golgin subfamily B member 1 isoform X3, producing the protein MLSRLSGLANVVLHELSGDDTDQNMRASLDPELPQASDMEFNDRTQEDVLERLAYAEHLVVELKEVIRQKDIQLQQKDDVLQEERKAADNKIKKLKLHAKAKLTSLNKHLEEMKAQGGAALPAEPQSEEQLSKHDKSSTEEEMEVEKIKHKLQEKEELISSLQAQLTQAQAEQAAQFDKSSKEMEEFLMMKQQLQEKEELISTLQAQLSQTQAEQAAQKLRVLQRKLEEHEEALLGRAQVVDLLQQELTAAEQRNQILSQQLQQIEAEHNILRNTVETERQESKILMEKMELEVAERKLSFHNLQEEMHHVLEQLEQAGQAQAELQSRYSALEQKHKAEMEEKTSHILSLQKTEQELHSVCDSLKDENSKLLQDKSKQAIHSAEAIQQLEDQLQQKSKEISQFLNKPTLQKHETASQTSFPDVYNEGTQAVTEENIAFLQKRVVELENEKGALLLSSIELEELKAENEKLSCQITLLEAQSRTGGAHGEVSEISMVDITRLNKSSSSAEESGQDVPENTFSQKHKELSVLLLEMKEAQEEIAFLKLQLQGKRAEGDTEVLDRKEMKQRESGGISPVRMTELPEDTGQHLPPVPKEEGRLPAIEREEQMSTTHEHRTSEEISLNDSGMESKSTKQDDVDNLTSAVPEICQCHQDELERLKSQILELEISFRKAEETYEKNLDDKAKEINNLTQLIEEFKKNAENTHSAFAALSEERDQLLLQVKELSVITELRAQVQQLEVNLAEAERQRRLDYESQTAHHSLLTEQIHSLSIEAKSKDVKIEVLQNELDDVHLQFSEQSTLIKSLQSQLQTKESEVLEGTERVRDISNKMEELSQALSQKELEIAKMDQLLLEKKRDMETLQQTIEEKDQQVTEISFSMTEKMVQLNEEKFSLGVEIKTLKEQLNLLSRAEEAKKEQVEEDKEVVSDLKENYDELSSAGLISKEELQHELDVVKKESEQRKRKLQAALINRKELLQRVSRLEEELAKVKDESRKEISLNESEGGEVEEDKESKEDSEKCVTSRCQEIEMSLKQTISEKEVELEHVRKDLEEKAAAEEQLQAVVKQMNQNLQEKTNQIDLLQAEIIENQAIIQKLTTNNKDAGDGESAAPVKETVAISPPTAGGGEHWKPQLEEKILDLEKEKEQLQKKLQEVLTSRKVVLKKAQEKERHLREELKQQKDDYNRLQEQFDEQSKENENIGDQLRQLQIQIRESVDRKLPGTDQQEPVSPTQGLEEPLFKATEQQLAQPVSKSDLCPDWSSQPEDASALQGKTSIAQIKTQLQETEAEKEELELKLSSATSELTKKSEEVFQLQEQRSKQDLEIQSLRAASHEAEAHAESLRQKLESCQLEIAGLEHLRKLQPELDELQKLIGKKEEEIGYISGQLSEKEKALTKVQTEIIEQEDLIKALHTQLEMQAKEHDEKIKQMQVELCEMKQKPEETGEESKAKQQIQRKLQAALISRKEALKENKGLQEELSLARDTIEHLTKSLADVESQVSAQNKEKDILLGKLALLQEERDKLIAEMDRSLMENQSLSGSCESLKLALEGLTKDKDNLVKEIESLKCSKIAESTEWQEKHKELQKEYEILLQSYENVSNEAERIQHVVETVRQEKQELYGKLRSVEANKKETEKQLQEAEQEMEEMKEKMRKFAKSKQQKILELEEENDRLRAEVHPAGGASKDCMEELLSSNSSMKEELERVKTEYKTLSKDFEALMIEKDSLSEEVQGLKHQIEGNISKQARLEASEKHNNQMDVIEEATQTVPGEANEQDFPSMSIRPEYSESIQSENSAKPDISANVSSHDEINNYLLQIDQLKERIAELEEEKQKEKEFGQTLENERNTLLSQISAKDGELKMLQEEVTKINLLNQQIQEELARVTKLKETAEEEKDDLEERLMNQLAELNGSIGNYYQDVTDAQMKNELLESEMQNLKKCVSELEEEKQQLVKEKTKVESEIRKEYLEKIQGAQKGPGNKSHAKELQELLKEKQQEVKQLQKDCIRYQEKISALERTVKALEFVQTESQKDLEITKESLAQANENRKRAETELASFKVVLDDTQSEAARVLADNLKLKKELQSNKESVKSQMKQKDEDLERRLEQVEEKHLKEKKNMQEKLDALRREKVHLEETFGEVQITLNKKDKEVKQLQENLDSTVAQLAAFTKSMSSLQDDRDRVIDEAKKWEKKFSDAIQTKEEEIRLKDENCSVLKDQLRQTSIHMEELKINISRLEHDKQVWESKAQTEVQLQQKVCDTLKGENKELLSQLEETRLLYHNSQNELAKLESELKILRDQSIDLNNSLEKCKENKENLEGIIKQQEADIQNHKFSYEQLETDLQASRQLTGRLHEEINLKEQKIISLLSAKEQAIQVAVAELHQQHDKQIKELENLLSQEEEENIVLEEENKKAVDKTNQLMETLKTIKRENMQQKAQLNSFVKSMSSLQDDRDRIVGDYQQLEERHLSVILEKDQLIQDAATENNKLKEEIRCLRSHMDDLNSENAKLDAELIQYREDLNQVIARKDYQQKQLLEAQLQQNKELKSECAKLEEKLKESEEAKEDLQRSSVALQEEKQGLSKEIESLKVSISQLKKQLTALQEEGTLGVFQAQLKAKEEEVQRLNTTLSSSQKRITELEEELVRVQKEASKKVGEIEDKLKKELKHLHHDAGIMRNETETAEERVAELARDLVEMEQKLLMVTKENKDLTAQIQSFGRSMSSLQNSRDHANEELDELKRKYDASLRELAQLREQSLLSRERDALVSTAAFPVNSTEDNSLPHLEKLNQQLLSKDEQLLHLSSQLEDSYNQVQSFSKAMASLQNERDHLLNELEKFRKSEEGKQRSAAQPATSPAEVQSLKKAMSSLQNDRDRLLKELKNLQQQYLQINQEITELRPLKAQLQEYQDKTKTFQIMQEELRQENLSWQHELHQLRMEKSSWEIHERRMKEQYLMAISDKDQQLSHLQNLLRELRSSSSQTETLQGQYQRQASPETSTSPEGSQNLVYETELLRTQLNDSLKEIHQKELRIQQLNSKFSQLLEEKNTLSVQLCDTSQSLRENQQHYSDLFNHCAVLEKQVQELQAGPLNIDVAPGAPQEKNGAHRKSDPEELREPQLSLSEAQLCNTKQEMNELRKLLEEERDQRVAAETALSVAEEQIRRLELGEWDSARSPIIGSCGTQEQALLIDLTSSSCRRTRSGAGWKRVLRSLCHSRTRVPLLAAIYFLMVHVLLILCFTGRL